The segment ATTGGTAACAGCCCGGCTCGGGTCGTCGATGCGGTTGGTCAGGAGCTCGACGGCGGCACCCGCCATCCGGTCCACCGGGGTACGTACCGTCGTGAGCGAAGGCGTGACGACGGCGGCGTCGGGGATGTCGTCGAAGCCCACCACGGACAGATTCTCTGGCACCCGCACGCCTATCGAGCGCGCGGCGGTGAGGATGCCTAGGGCGATCGTGTCGCTCGCCGCGAACACCGCGGTCGGCTGCGTCTCGGCAGCGAGCAAATGCGACATGACTGAGACGCCGAACTCTTCGTTGAACCCGCCGCGCAGCACCAGCTGCCTCTCGGGCTCATTGCCGGCTTTGCGCATGGCGTCCTGGAAGCCGCGCGTGCGCTCCTGCACCGAATGCAGGCCCCCCGGTCCGGTGACGAGCGCGATGTCGCGGTGCCCGAGATTTGTCAGGTACGTGGTGGCCTGGTAAGCACCCGCGTAATCGTCCACAAGCACAGAATCGACCGGCGGCGCTTTTGCGAGCGCCTCGTCGATGACGACGACGGGTCGTCCGCTCGCGATCACGTTGGCCAGCGAGCGGTTGCTGGAGAACTGACCCGAGTAGATGATGCCGGACACCTCCTGCGCCACAAGGAGATCGACGTAATCGAGCTGCTTGCGAGCGTGGCTGAGCGTCGAGCAGATGAGGACGGACAGCCCCTGACGCTCTGCGACCTTCACGATGGCATCGGCGATGCGCCCGAAGTAGGTGTTGCCCACTTGTGGGACGACCAGTCCGACCACGCCGTTGCGCGTCCGACGGTCCTTCGTCCCCTTCGGAGCGCGCGAGTACCCCAGACGCGTGATCGCCTCGAGCACTCGAGCCTCGGTGTCGGACTTGAGGGCGAGCTGTCCGGCGAGGTAGCGGGAGACGGTCGACACCGACACGCCGGCGCTAGCGGCGATGTCGTGGAGGCTGGGCTGACGCTCCGCAACTCCATTGCGCGGTGTTGTCATATGTTTGTCCGTCCGTCCGACTGGGGATTTGTAGATGGTGATCCGCGGGCGAACAACGAATCGGTGTCAGTGTACCCGCGCGTTGCGTGGGATTGCGGCGTCCCGATCTCATCCCGTGCTGGAGGGGAAGCTGCGCACCGCCGTCGACTCGTCCCACGTCGCATCCCGGTCCATCGGGATCGCGGGCCGCGCGATGCGCTCCCATGCGAGGGTGCCAAAATCCACGGCGGACGGCCCAGGGCTACGCAGGAGGATGAACCGCGCGGCGACGTCTTCGAGCTGCGGGAGGAGGTAACCGAACTTCAGCACGTACACGGCGTGCGCGACGGGGTCGATCCCCATCGCCTCGAGCATGCCCGGTTGGCCGATGTACAGGCGCACCGCGTGCATCGTCACCAGCGCGGAGCCGATGCGCAGGCGCACCCAGGCCCCCTCGGAACGCGTCGGCGTCGAGCTCTCGGCCACGGGGTTCGGGATCACGATCTCATCGCCGGCGTCTTCCACGACGGCCTCGACGACCCGTCGCGGACCCGAGCCGTCCAGGTGCTCCGCACCGAGCTCGACACGCACGGTCGCTCCGATCCCGGCCTCCCGGCACGCGCGCACCGTCCGCGGCGCGAGGATGCCGGCGACCACGACGTCGTCGAGTTCGGGATGGTCCAGAACATGCTGCAGGACCACTGTGAGATCCCCGCCCGCACCCGCCGAGACGTTGTCGCCCGAGTCGGTGACGTACGTGGGCCGTTCGGCTGCCTCCGCCGCCGCCGACAGCCCTTCGTCGAGCTCCATGTTCTCCATGCGGAGCACGAACTCGTGGCGACGCGCCCACACGTCGCGCGCGATCTCGGCGGCGATGTCGCGGGCGAGCTGCTCGTCGTCGTCGGTGACGATGACGGCCTGCGTTCCGACCCAGGGACGATCGTTCCAGCCGAAGCCGAGCAGGATGTTCGCCTCGATCACGCCGGGCCGCGCGTCGTAGGACGGAAGAGAGCCCCAGAGTTCGCGGGCGGGCGAATACGCCGTCATGCACTTCTCGCCCGGGATGAACATCGGCAGATGCGCGTAGGCGCGGGTCGGCCGTGTCTCACCCTTCACAGCACGCACCACCTGGTCTGCGACGCGGTATCCCGCCTCGTATTGGTCCCGGTGAGGCGCCGTCCGCAGCACGGTGACCGCCTGCAGCTCGGCCAGCATCTCGGGCGTCAACTGACCGTGCATGTCGAACGGCACGCCGATCGGGACGCCCGGCCCCACCGCTTCGCGCACCGCGAGGGTGAAGTCGGTGTCGCCATGCACGTCGAAGCCATCGACCTCGAGCGCGCCATGGTTGAGCAGCACGAGGCCGTCGAGCGGGCCGGCGCCGCGCAACAGCTCGACCGTCTCGGCCTTGATCGCCTCGTAGACGTCGCGTCGCACGCTGCCGCCCGAGAGCGAACGGGCGAACAGAAGGGGCACCGTCTCGACGTCCGCGTCCTCGCCCAGCCGGTCGAGGGCGCCGACCGTCCCGCGATAGTTCGTCGTGCCGTAGAGCTCCTGGCCCCTCCGTACCTGAATCATCGACTCGTCGGTGAGGAAGGGCGAGCGGGCGAGCGTCTCCTGCACGAAGCCGGCGACGGCGATCCGGGTCGTCATCGCATCGCTCCGGCCGCGATCAGCGCATTTCGGGCGTCTACCACACGCTCCTCCTCGGGCTGTCCACGCAGCTGCGTGCTGAAGGGCTCGCTCTGAACCGGGCCGTCGTAACCGATCTCCCGGAGGACGGAGACGAATCCGGCCGCATCGATGACGCCGGTTGCGCACGGCTGCGCGCGCTCCATGTCGAGCTGGTCTTCGAAAGCGATCCCGAGCGGAGCGTCGTTGAGGTCGACGGCCAGGATTTCGCCGGCGCTCAGCGTGCGGATCTGGTCCAGGCTCTCACCCGCGGTGAACCAGTGGAAGGTGTCGAGAAGCAGTCCCGCGCGCTCCGGCTCCTGCAGTGCGTCGATCAGGGATCGCATGCCGTCCAGGTCGGAGATGAACGAGTGCCGATAGGGTGCACGCCACGTGCGAGGCCCCACGTACTCGAGCGCCAGACGAAGGCCCGCATCGCGAAGAACCGGAGCAAGAGCGTCTATCCGTCTCTTGTGCAGTGCAAAGGAATCGTCGTAGGCGAGCTCGTTGTTGGCCGGGGCAAGCCACGCCGACATCGTCGTCACGCCGGCGTCGGCGAGGACCGGGGCGAGGCGGCGGACGGTTTCGAGGAGTGACGCGAAATCGCTCTCACTGGTGGTCGTGCCGAGTGGCACGGGCATGCCGGCGAGTCCCCAGTCAAGGCCGGCACCGTGCACGAGCTGAACGAAGTGCTCACGGATCGCCACATCCATGAAGTACGGCACGACAGCGTCGACGGCGTCGAAGCCATGATCTTCCGCCAGCTGAACCAGCCGTTCCGGAGAGCTCTCGAACAGCAGTCGACGAGTGCTGAGGACGGTGTACATGCGTGCCTTCCGCGGAGGGGACGGAGCGGGATCGAACGGACGGGAACCCGGATTCGGCGAACACAGTCGCCGGATCCGGGTCCACGCCGGTTACTCGACCGGTACGACGTACCAGGCGATGTCGGCGGTGCCGCTCAGCGGCGCGTGGGACACGCCGGTGATCTTCGCTCCGTCCGAGATGTACGGGTACGCGCTGTGCAGGATCCCGCCTGTCCAGGCGAGCTCCTCGTACCCATAGCGGAACACGTCCGCAACGGCCGCCTGCGCCTCGTCCTCGGGTGCAGCGAACGCGGCGTCGATGAGCTGGTCAAGCTCAGGATCAGTGGCGGCCCACGGGTTGTACTGGTTCGCCGGCCCGAAGAAGCTGTCGATCACCGTGTAGGCGGTGAGCGCGCCGTAGCCGTAGTAGGCGACCGGGAACTTCTTGTTCAGGATGTCACTGACGGCCTGCCCCTTGTCGGTGTACGAGACGAGGTTGGCGGTGACTCCGATGTCGGCCCAGTTCGCCACAACCGCTTCGAGGACGATCGTCGAGGTCGGGCTGGTGGTGTCGAGCGCGATGTCGAACGTCAGGTTCGTCACGCCTTCTTCCTCGAGGATCTGCATCGCCTTCTCCGGGTCGTACTCGTAGAAGTCGTTGATCGAGTCTTCGAATCCGAGCGTTCCCGGGAGCGCGAGCTGGCCGCCGGGCTCGGCCGTGTCGCCGAAGGTCGCCGCGGCGATCGGGCCGCGGTCGATCGCGTAGTTGAGGGCCTTGCGCACCTCGGGGTTGGCGAGCTCTGGAACGATCTCACCGCTGCGATCGATGTAGTTGACACCGATGAGACCGAGCTCGACCAGCTCCACCTCGAGATCGGTGCCCTTGACGGCCTCGTACGAGGCCGCGTCACCGCGGGTGAGCTGGGCTTCGCCGTTCTGGACTGCCTGCAGGGCAGCCGCAGCGTTCGGGACGACCTTGATGACGACCTCGTCCCAGGCGATCTTCTCCGGGTCCCAGTACTCGGGGTTCGGCGTGTATGTGTAGGTGTCGTTGACGACCGTGGCCGCCGAGTCGAGGATGTACGGCCCAGCCCCGAACGTGTTGCTCTTGAGAGCTTCCTTGTCCTCCAGTCCAGCCGGGCTGATGATCGAGCCCAGCAGGACGCGATTCGTCAGCATCGTCGGCAGCGACGGGTTGGGGCTGGAGCTCGTGAGCAGGATGGTGTTCTCGTCGGTCGCCTCGATGGTCTCGAGTGAACCCCAGTAGCTCGCGGAGTTCACTCCGGACTCGCGGGCGTACTCGAGAGACGCGACGACACCCTCCGCGGTCATCGGCTCGCCGTCCGAGAACGTGACTCCTTCGCGCAGGGTGAGCTGCAGTTCCTGATTGGCGTCGTCGAGGAACTCCCATTCCGTCGCGAGGTCCGGCTCGAGGTTGCCCTCGGGGTCGATGCGGATGAGCGAGTCGTACGCGAGGTTGATGAACCAGTTGTTCTGCGGGTCGACGTTCTGCAGATAAGGATCGAGACTCACCGGCGGGACCGTCGACGCGACGGTCAGGACCTTGGCCTCGCCGTCATCGGCGCCACCTTCTTCGGTGCTCTCTCCCCCGCCGCAGCCGCTGAGCGCCAGCGCGGCAGCGGCGGTCAGGCCGATTGCGGCGAGTCCGACGCGCGCGCGCCGGCTCCCGCCGATCTTCTTCGATGCGAACATGTTTTCCTCCATGTGATGGAACGGTGTCATCGCGCCGGCTGGACGGCGACGACGACGAATCGGTGTGTACTGCGAGGCTCCCTTCCAGGAACGTTCGTTGCGGACAGTGAAGAATCAGGCTGCGCTCACGGGCGGCTCGAGCTTCTCCCACGCGAGTCGGCGCTCGCGCTGGATCTTGGGATCGGGGTAGGGCTCCGCCGCGAGCAGACGTTGCGTGTAGAGCTCCCTTGGACGCAGGTAGACGTCTTCCGTGGGCCCCTGCTCCACGATCCCTCCCTTGCTCATCACCGCGACGCGCTGCGAGAGCAGTCGCACGACGGACAGGTCGTGGGCGATGAAAAGATAGGACACGCCGGTCTCGGCCTGGAGTTTGCGGAAGAGATTGGTGATCTGCGCCTGCACCGACAGGTCCAGCGCCGACACCGGCTCGTCGCACACGACCAGCTTGGGACTGGCCATCAGTGCACGGGCGATCGCGATGCGCTGGCGCTGACCGCCCGAAAAGCTCCCGGGCATGCGGCGCATCGCTGCGGCGCCGAGACCCACCTTCTCGAGCAGCTCCTCGCCCCGCGCCTCCGCAGCCTTGCGGCTCATGAGACGGTTGGCGACGAGCGGCTCCGTCAGGATCTGTCCGACCCGCTTCGCTTCGTTCAGCGAGCTGCGCGGATCCTGGAAGACGACCTGAAGGTCGCGACTGATCTCTCGCCGCTCGCGCCGGCCGATGTGCGTGATGTCCTTGCCGTCGAAGATGATCCGACCGGCGGTCGGACGCGCCAGCCCGAGCAGAGCTCGGCCCACGGTGGACTTGCCCGAGCCGGACTCCCCGACGATCCCGAGCGTCTCTCCGACCCCCACCTCGAGATCGATGCCACGCACGGCTGTGAAGGCGCGGCGCCCCGTTCCGTATGTGACCTCGAGGTTCTCGACGGTCAGCAGGTTCTCTGTCATCGGACTTCTTCCTTCACGTCGAGCGCCACGTCCTCGGCGAGTTCACGGGCCATGATCGGAGTGATGAACGATCCTGTGATGACGGGCAGGTCGCGGCCCGGCTCGGCTCCGTGGGGATTCGACGTCAGCAGCGCGGCGGTGTAGTCGTGGGCGGGGGCGGAGAAGATCTGCTCCACATCACCCTGTTCGACGATCTCCCCCTTGTACATCACGACGACGCGGTCGCAGAGGTCCGCGATGACGCCCCAGTCGTGAGTGATGATCAGGATCGACATGCCCGTCTCGTCGCGTAGCTTTCGCAGCAGGCCGAGAATGCCCGCCTGGACCGTGACATCCAGGGCCGTCGTCGGCTCGTCGGCCACGAGCAGCTCCGGCCGAC is part of the Microbacterium sp. ET2 genome and harbors:
- a CDS encoding ABC transporter substrate-binding protein, which codes for MFASKKIGGSRRARVGLAAIGLTAAAALALSGCGGGESTEEGGADDGEAKVLTVASTVPPVSLDPYLQNVDPQNNWFINLAYDSLIRIDPEGNLEPDLATEWEFLDDANQELQLTLREGVTFSDGEPMTAEGVVASLEYARESGVNSASYWGSLETIEATDENTILLTSSSPNPSLPTMLTNRVLLGSIISPAGLEDKEALKSNTFGAGPYILDSAATVVNDTYTYTPNPEYWDPEKIAWDEVVIKVVPNAAAALQAVQNGEAQLTRGDAASYEAVKGTDLEVELVELGLIGVNYIDRSGEIVPELANPEVRKALNYAIDRGPIAAATFGDTAEPGGQLALPGTLGFEDSINDFYEYDPEKAMQILEEEGVTNLTFDIALDTTSPTSTIVLEAVVANWADIGVTANLVSYTDKGQAVSDILNKKFPVAYYGYGALTAYTVIDSFFGPANQYNPWAATDPELDQLIDAAFAAPEDEAQAAVADVFRYGYEELAWTGGILHSAYPYISDGAKITGVSHAPLSGTADIAWYVVPVE
- a CDS encoding sugar phosphate isomerase/epimerase family protein; translation: MYTVLSTRRLLFESSPERLVQLAEDHGFDAVDAVVPYFMDVAIREHFVQLVHGAGLDWGLAGMPVPLGTTTSESDFASLLETVRRLAPVLADAGVTTMSAWLAPANNELAYDDSFALHKRRIDALAPVLRDAGLRLALEYVGPRTWRAPYRHSFISDLDGMRSLIDALQEPERAGLLLDTFHWFTAGESLDQIRTLSAGEILAVDLNDAPLGIAFEDQLDMERAQPCATGVIDAAGFVSVLREIGYDGPVQSEPFSTQLRGQPEEERVVDARNALIAAGAMR
- a CDS encoding ATP-binding cassette domain-containing protein is translated as MTENLLTVENLEVTYGTGRRAFTAVRGIDLEVGVGETLGIVGESGSGKSTVGRALLGLARPTAGRIIFDGKDITHIGRRERREISRDLQVVFQDPRSSLNEAKRVGQILTEPLVANRLMSRKAAEARGEELLEKVGLGAAAMRRMPGSFSGGQRQRIAIARALMASPKLVVCDEPVSALDLSVQAQITNLFRKLQAETGVSYLFIAHDLSVVRLLSQRVAVMSKGGIVEQGPTEDVYLRPRELYTQRLLAAEPYPDPKIQRERRLAWEKLEPPVSAA
- a CDS encoding LacI family DNA-binding transcriptional regulator — protein: MLEAITRLGYSRAPKGTKDRRTRNGVVGLVVPQVGNTYFGRIADAIVKVAERQGLSVLICSTLSHARKQLDYVDLLVAQEVSGIIYSGQFSSNRSLANVIASGRPVVVIDEALAKAPPVDSVLVDDYAGAYQATTYLTNLGHRDIALVTGPGGLHSVQERTRGFQDAMRKAGNEPERQLVLRGGFNEEFGVSVMSHLLAAETQPTAVFAASDTIALGILTAARSIGVRVPENLSVVGFDDIPDAAVVTPSLTTVRTPVDRMAGAAVELLTNRIDDPSRAVTNSVIGVALVVRDSASAPRRLATA
- a CDS encoding M81 family metallopeptidase, which codes for MTTRIAVAGFVQETLARSPFLTDESMIQVRRGQELYGTTNYRGTVGALDRLGEDADVETVPLLFARSLSGGSVRRDVYEAIKAETVELLRGAGPLDGLVLLNHGALEVDGFDVHGDTDFTLAVREAVGPGVPIGVPFDMHGQLTPEMLAELQAVTVLRTAPHRDQYEAGYRVADQVVRAVKGETRPTRAYAHLPMFIPGEKCMTAYSPARELWGSLPSYDARPGVIEANILLGFGWNDRPWVGTQAVIVTDDDEQLARDIAAEIARDVWARRHEFVLRMENMELDEGLSAAAEAAERPTYVTDSGDNVSAGAGGDLTVVLQHVLDHPELDDVVVAGILAPRTVRACREAGIGATVRVELGAEHLDGSGPRRVVEAVVEDAGDEIVIPNPVAESSTPTRSEGAWVRLRIGSALVTMHAVRLYIGQPGMLEAMGIDPVAHAVYVLKFGYLLPQLEDVAARFILLRSPGPSAVDFGTLAWERIARPAIPMDRDATWDESTAVRSFPSSTG